A genome region from Candidatus Eisenbacteria bacterium includes the following:
- a CDS encoding AvaI/BsoBI family type II restriction endonuclease yields the protein MAKEMRLSIPIRSADDLVTSREKTRAGFIVLALEKNYLAVPYVEEAKALKSLAGRVSRPKDLLKVEDLRVGLLTASGLSEKSLNYLTEDDRTLAIKGMIEKFLEPAGDNFIDELVYRYLLTKGDALGGKARNLAGLLGERKFLRSLLSIFNLSGIDYQWKDYDTDAWLPKPEDDTGIEKRINGFFWSKDKGNRLLIMNITVPVVKKNVDLSLLDGTVDDLGKGRQSLIHDVDAYVALGELKGGIDPAGADEHWKTANSALERIRKSFSKRKKKPRTFFVGAAIENNMASEIFKQLRSGSLDNAANLTDDEQLASICEWIVNL from the coding sequence ATGGCAAAAGAGATGAGGCTCAGCATACCGATTAGATCTGCAGATGACTTGGTGACCTCCAGAGAGAAGACAAGAGCTGGTTTCATAGTGCTCGCTTTGGAAAAGAACTATTTGGCAGTTCCTTATGTCGAAGAAGCAAAGGCACTGAAATCCTTAGCCGGCAGGGTTTCTAGACCGAAAGACCTCCTCAAAGTAGAAGATCTCAGAGTTGGTCTGCTCACTGCATCTGGTTTGTCCGAGAAGTCTCTCAACTACTTGACCGAAGATGACAGGACGCTTGCGATAAAGGGTATGATCGAGAAGTTTCTTGAACCAGCGGGCGACAATTTCATCGATGAGCTTGTTTACCGTTACCTGCTAACAAAAGGAGACGCCTTAGGCGGTAAGGCCAGAAACTTGGCAGGTCTATTGGGCGAGAGAAAATTCCTACGCTCACTATTGTCAATCTTCAATCTTTCAGGAATCGATTACCAATGGAAAGATTATGACACGGACGCTTGGTTACCAAAACCAGAAGATGATACAGGAATCGAGAAGCGCATCAATGGATTCTTTTGGTCAAAAGATAAAGGCAATCGGCTTCTGATTATGAACATTACTGTTCCGGTAGTTAAGAAGAACGTTGACCTTTCACTTCTGGATGGAACAGTTGACGATTTAGGGAAAGGGAGGCAATCGCTCATACACGACGTTGATGCTTATGTAGCACTCGGAGAATTGAAAGGCGGTATTGATCCAGCAGGTGCAGATGAACATTGGAAGACTGCCAACTCTGCCTTGGAAAGAATACGAAAGAGCTTCAGCAAAAGGAAAAAGAAACCACGCACGTTCTTTGTTGGTGCAGCGATCGAAAACAATATGGCATCCGAAATCTTCAAACAATTGCGCTCCGGGTCCCTTGACAATGCTGCAAACCTTACCGACGATGAACAGTTGGCGTCGATCTGCGAGTGGATAGTGAACTTGTAG